In Actinomycetota bacterium, the following are encoded in one genomic region:
- a CDS encoding molecular chaperone TorD family protein: MNDKTLSIKEEAQGRQVVYALLGRLFERELELDEVLSIGTGEGSQVLLSLSEAGIAWNSANRLIAATNSGGESIVERLSVEYSRLFNAHNRIYSHASCWLGERPRLMGEPWREVLDFYHREGLVPREENIWLADQVGTQFYFASVLSGRVAQAGSARDARKSLEVLVEYLKTHVMTWAPRFLDKVAGDPRADFYADAAIVGLGFVEMDAHMLGIDVYPAEYEGQLEEVRR, encoded by the coding sequence ATGAATGACAAGACGCTTTCGATCAAGGAAGAAGCTCAGGGAAGACAAGTAGTCTACGCTCTTCTCGGGCGCCTGTTCGAGCGTGAGCTGGAACTGGATGAAGTGCTCTCAATCGGTACGGGTGAAGGCAGCCAAGTTTTGCTTTCGCTTTCCGAGGCTGGAATTGCCTGGAATTCGGCAAATCGGCTTATCGCTGCCACAAACAGTGGTGGTGAAAGCATAGTCGAGCGCCTTTCGGTCGAGTACTCACGGTTGTTCAACGCTCACAACAGGATTTATTCGCACGCTTCGTGCTGGCTTGGTGAAAGGCCTCGCCTGATGGGCGAACCATGGCGGGAAGTTCTTGATTTTTATCACAGAGAAGGACTCGTTCCGCGCGAGGAAAATATTTGGTTGGCCGATCAGGTAGGAACCCAGTTCTATTTCGCGTCGGTTCTCTCTGGGCGTGTAGCACAAGCTGGGTCCGCGCGAGATGCCCGCAAATCACTCGAGGTTCTTGTCGAATATTTGAAAACTCACGTCATGACGTGGGCTCCCAGGTTTTTAGACAAGGTTGCGGGTGATCCAAGGGCGGATTTTTACGCGGATGCAGCGATTGTCGGTCTTGGTTTTGTCGAAATGGATGCACACATGCTCGGTATAGATGTTTATCCAGCTGAATATGAAGGCCAACTAGAAGAAGTGAGGAGGTAG
- a CDS encoding molybdopterin-dependent oxidoreductase — MSTTTTLAHPITRRTFAKLMGALGAAASLGVGATKYFLEAQEARASVVFRDSVGICRMCGSQCGLIGRVSNGQFETFGNPAHPCSNQLGDGTGGLCVKGLGSPLKALSPDRVLFPMRRTNPRKGPNEDPGFVRISFAEAYELCAKSLVETIEQYGPKAVMVLSRRNDWVNRLRDALGTPNHMSHQSTCFTTFTWAWPALVPQIARGGRTWTHDYAHCTYMLSFGHDQVGRAQNPTVSGVIRAFENGAKAAVFDPRLSNMAAKALAYGGRYYEINPGTDLAVMWAIIKWIVANQKWNVHFIDNYVNATDWTDFRAFVDTNGFAAGELMSTASVADVAAWAEAKSGVPAADILQVALEFTNDGDYTNHRPHVMSHKRDGGAGPNYENSWRQAYATVVLDVLVGSIDRRGGNLLDRQLPSWTGVNTAFPLPAGGFPAHEVDPATGQAFPRGDFRQWWPGTSPDHGSFETGFDQMDKDHPYPIRWVFNHHYNTPFISCDTNLTVRALEKCFMVNHCYYADAGAWMSDVLLPDPSYNERDFLVRSGGTQAMSGYGYVAFQERSIMTAIGQSVSLAGAIREIGVAADATVVGRNTYQQACQAYADARAVANPAWATANPNFMTNRNSLRMFFTTNGTPTGTAWSGGALNNRRLADLAVHAPSLALGWDPAVNSMTTFASRAGIAGDRTGIRPTPATAPVWVDYSRLSTTDRIRLDVRARAHAGITSAYATVPDATGAATLIEPFPGWAPPRVGTGAITLPNPANGEFWLLTNREPMLIHTESKADELMVELSDKGRIEIHPTSASTLGLVQGDEVIITTPQIPGARERGVIRVTEHIRQDCVLIPHGWGAWALSHSRALDPAGNPTQKSFGLNASAGVGANDNTLVTALPLATQVARRDPSASALMTDVKVRIIKA, encoded by the coding sequence ATGTCCACCACGACGACACTGGCGCATCCAATAACACGACGCACGTTCGCCAAGCTGATGGGCGCATTAGGCGCCGCTGCGAGTCTTGGCGTCGGCGCGACGAAATACTTTCTTGAAGCTCAGGAAGCCAGGGCAAGTGTTGTATTCAGGGATTCGGTCGGAATTTGCAGGATGTGTGGCTCGCAGTGCGGCCTAATCGGCAGAGTGAGCAATGGGCAGTTTGAGACGTTTGGTAACCCGGCGCATCCGTGCTCGAATCAACTGGGCGATGGCACTGGAGGACTGTGTGTAAAAGGGCTGGGCAGTCCATTGAAGGCACTGAGTCCCGACAGGGTGCTTTTCCCGATGAGGCGGACCAACCCAAGGAAGGGTCCGAATGAAGACCCGGGTTTCGTGCGCATAAGCTTCGCCGAGGCATATGAATTGTGCGCGAAGAGCCTTGTGGAGACGATAGAGCAGTACGGCCCGAAGGCGGTTATGGTGCTCTCGCGCCGCAACGACTGGGTCAATCGGCTCAGGGATGCACTGGGGACACCGAACCACATGTCGCACCAGTCAACATGTTTTACAACGTTTACCTGGGCATGGCCCGCCTTGGTGCCCCAAATCGCCCGAGGCGGACGTACGTGGACACACGACTATGCCCATTGTACCTACATGCTCTCCTTCGGTCACGATCAGGTCGGGCGCGCCCAGAACCCTACAGTTTCCGGGGTGATACGGGCCTTCGAGAACGGCGCCAAAGCGGCAGTGTTTGATCCTCGGCTTAGCAACATGGCTGCGAAGGCACTTGCTTATGGTGGTCGCTACTATGAGATCAACCCTGGTACTGACCTGGCGGTCATGTGGGCGATCATCAAGTGGATAGTGGCTAACCAAAAGTGGAACGTCCACTTCATCGACAACTATGTCAACGCTACCGACTGGACCGATTTCCGTGCCTTCGTGGATACGAACGGGTTTGCCGCAGGTGAACTTATGTCGACAGCAAGTGTTGCGGATGTCGCCGCATGGGCAGAAGCGAAATCAGGTGTGCCTGCCGCTGACATCCTCCAAGTCGCCTTGGAGTTCACCAACGATGGTGACTACACGAATCATCGCCCTCATGTGATGAGCCACAAGCGTGACGGCGGAGCGGGGCCGAACTACGAGAACTCGTGGCGTCAGGCTTACGCGACCGTGGTGCTCGACGTTTTGGTTGGCTCGATTGATCGACGGGGAGGCAATCTGTTAGATCGCCAGCTTCCGTCGTGGACAGGGGTCAACACCGCGTTTCCGCTGCCGGCAGGCGGCTTTCCCGCTCACGAAGTTGACCCTGCGACCGGGCAGGCGTTTCCGCGCGGCGATTTCCGTCAGTGGTGGCCTGGAACCTCGCCTGACCACGGCTCCTTTGAAACCGGCTTCGACCAGATGGACAAAGACCATCCATATCCTATCCGCTGGGTTTTCAATCACCATTACAACACCCCGTTCATTTCCTGTGACACGAACCTGACGGTACGGGCGCTTGAGAAATGCTTCATGGTCAACCACTGCTACTATGCTGACGCAGGAGCGTGGATGTCAGATGTTCTGCTTCCCGATCCTTCGTACAACGAGAGAGACTTTCTTGTCAGGAGCGGTGGGACGCAAGCCATGAGCGGTTATGGGTACGTGGCATTCCAGGAGCGCTCCATCATGACCGCTATCGGGCAGTCGGTTTCACTGGCGGGTGCTATCAGAGAGATCGGAGTCGCTGCGGATGCTACGGTAGTCGGCAGGAATACGTATCAACAGGCTTGTCAAGCCTACGCTGATGCACGGGCGGTCGCCAATCCCGCATGGGCGACAGCGAACCCGAACTTCATGACCAACCGGAACAGCCTGAGGATGTTCTTCACGACCAACGGGACGCCGACAGGAACCGCTTGGAGCGGTGGGGCGCTCAACAATCGGAGACTGGCGGACCTGGCTGTACATGCGCCCTCACTTGCGCTCGGATGGGATCCGGCCGTAAACAGCATGACAACGTTTGCCTCCCGTGCGGGAATCGCCGGTGACAGGACGGGAATCAGGCCTACGCCTGCAACGGCACCCGTCTGGGTCGATTATTCGCGACTCAGCACCACAGACCGGATACGGCTGGATGTACGCGCTCGAGCGCATGCCGGAATCACGAGCGCCTACGCTACAGTGCCGGACGCCACCGGTGCGGCAACGCTTATCGAGCCTTTCCCAGGGTGGGCGCCTCCTCGCGTCGGGACGGGAGCCATCACCCTGCCAAATCCCGCGAATGGCGAATTTTGGCTACTCACAAACCGTGAGCCTATGCTGATTCACACGGAAAGCAAGGCGGACGAATTGATGGTTGAACTATCCGATAAGGGGAGGATCGAGATCCATCCGACCTCGGCATCCACCCTCGGTCTCGTTCAAGGCGATGAGGTCATAATTACCACACCGCAGATTCCAGGCGCGAGAGAGCGAGGCGTTATCAGGGTGACGGAGCACATCCGCCAGGACTGCGTTCTCATACCGCACGGTTGGGGTGCATGGGCGCTTTCACATTCAAGGGCGCTCGATCCGGCAGGCAATCCGACGCAGAAGTCTTTCGGCTTGAACGCGTCGGCTGGTGTGGGCGCAAACGATAACACTCTTGTCACGGCCCTGCCGTTGGCGACACAGGTCGCACGGCGTGATCCCTCCGCTTCTGCCTTGATGACCGACGTGAAAGTCCGAATTATAAAAGCATAG
- a CDS encoding 4Fe-4S binding protein, with amino-acid sequence MAKGFVVDLKKCVGCKACVAVCKIRYASPKGISRRNVYTRDITDSRIFVSMACNQCDGPSCVPACPKGALSKDAASGVVTLNKSACVGCRRCEWACPYGAMVFEPAGGKMDKCDACVGFTPAAGVPTGPRCVEACHADALAWVDKDATFTQTAAELRVAGEHIVARAALTAPSVKFIKVPGVD; translated from the coding sequence GTGGCGAAAGGATTCGTCGTAGATCTCAAGAAGTGTGTTGGTTGTAAGGCGTGTGTCGCAGTCTGCAAGATTCGATATGCTTCGCCTAAAGGTATCAGCCGCCGCAATGTTTACACGAGAGACATCACTGACTCACGCATCTTCGTTTCCATGGCTTGCAACCAATGTGACGGGCCGTCCTGCGTGCCTGCATGTCCAAAAGGGGCATTGTCAAAAGATGCGGCCAGTGGAGTGGTGACGCTCAACAAGTCTGCTTGTGTGGGGTGCCGCCGCTGTGAATGGGCATGCCCATATGGCGCCATGGTCTTTGAGCCAGCCGGCGGGAAGATGGACAAGTGTGATGCCTGCGTTGGCTTCACGCCCGCTGCAGGCGTACCGACAGGCCCTCGCTGTGTAGAGGCGTGTCATGCCGATGCGCTTGCCTGGGTTGATAAAGATGCCACTTTTACCCAAACGGCGGCTGAACTAAGGGTGGCAGGCGAGCATATTGTAGCGCGAGCTGCCCTCACCGCACCGAGCGTCAAATTCATAAAAGTGCCGGGAGTTGATTGA
- a CDS encoding 4Fe-4S binding protein — MFDRSAIWFDRARCINVGPHTDCMRCKEACARELPDPEGDLAIAGRFQDQCDRCGACASECPTGAIELPDDIYGRRLSRLSLQLKQYASAEEPGSYDSLILSCGEPTNDEVPGSYGGCISWLDQAAMLHLLAADNTNLQIALGACAEVGHQKASLCISRLTRHAEASNSLLKLIGAEVRITVLSNADSKTSHTSRHADLMDRGTAIHETLQRGLTMLSPKRDLRTSSQENGLGESSKADRRFVAVLATKTLIDRAKPEERLLPIDEVESPVGPLSRKGPRINKELCVACGACSLFCPTGALRKRQVERGGAREWRLSLDLRQCVGCAVCVRGCETPGAIKLVDRGLSGIWRDKSIILIRRDSSFCEICGTDFAINNGSDGGQGSARQCPACNLKKLRFAGFY, encoded by the coding sequence ATGTTCGATCGATCGGCGATCTGGTTCGATCGTGCTCGATGCATTAACGTGGGCCCCCATACAGATTGCATGCGCTGCAAAGAGGCGTGCGCCCGGGAACTCCCGGATCCCGAGGGCGATCTGGCTATAGCCGGTCGCTTTCAGGATCAATGCGATAGATGTGGGGCTTGCGCCTCGGAATGCCCGACGGGAGCAATAGAGCTACCAGACGACATCTATGGCCGAAGGTTGTCTCGCTTGTCTTTGCAGCTTAAGCAGTATGCAAGTGCCGAGGAGCCTGGGAGCTATGATAGCTTGATCCTTTCGTGTGGCGAGCCCACTAATGATGAAGTGCCGGGCAGTTACGGAGGGTGTATTTCGTGGTTGGATCAGGCAGCTATGTTGCACTTGTTGGCCGCCGACAACACCAATCTTCAGATCGCGCTTGGCGCATGCGCTGAGGTTGGACATCAAAAAGCATCTTTGTGTATCAGCAGGCTGACGCGGCACGCCGAGGCCAGTAATAGTTTATTGAAATTGATCGGCGCTGAAGTCAGGATCACTGTTTTGTCAAACGCCGACTCAAAAACATCACATACCAGTCGTCACGCTGATCTCATGGATCGCGGCACCGCCATCCATGAGACATTACAGCGAGGGTTGACCATGTTGAGCCCGAAGCGAGACTTGCGCACGAGCTCGCAGGAAAATGGATTAGGCGAGTCAAGCAAGGCGGACAGGCGCTTCGTCGCAGTGCTTGCGACAAAAACCCTGATTGATCGAGCAAAACCTGAGGAGCGCTTGCTGCCCATCGATGAGGTGGAGTCTCCCGTCGGCCCGCTCTCAAGAAAAGGGCCAAGAATCAACAAAGAGCTTTGCGTGGCTTGCGGAGCCTGCTCCCTGTTCTGCCCTACAGGCGCCCTGCGGAAGAGACAAGTTGAGCGCGGTGGCGCACGAGAATGGAGGCTTTCTCTTGACTTACGACAGTGTGTTGGTTGCGCTGTGTGTGTCAGGGGATGCGAAACGCCCGGTGCCATAAAGCTTGTGGATCGAGGATTATCAGGAATATGGAGGGACAAGTCCATAATTTTGATTCGGCGTGATTCCTCGTTCTGCGAAATCTGCGGCACTGATTTTGCAATTAACAACGGATCCGATGGAGGGCAAGGCTCAGCCAGGCAATGCCCGGCCTGCAATCTCAAAAAGCTGAGGTTCGCCGGATTCTATTAG
- a CDS encoding tetratricopeptide repeat protein — MKNMHGQTYALSSLPSKIAAVLVVLILLNAALLAWRWVSEANLPPGSYHEYHIAEWQQASIERPEDPIVWSTLGGLYEAAGEQRKALAAYTRAFELDPGNAAALMYLAQADVQNEEYDRARTRLQAAAEALPEGGAQLVYYRLGQTEEAEGNFDKALEYYQASIAEQSNYWNAHFRIAALHEKAGRNREALEAAEKAARFVPDNDEVMAMLSRLRDIQ, encoded by the coding sequence GTGAAAAATATGCACGGTCAGACATATGCGCTTTCCAGCCTGCCATCTAAAATAGCGGCGGTTTTAGTCGTTTTGATATTGTTGAACGCGGCTCTGCTTGCATGGCGCTGGGTGAGTGAGGCAAATCTGCCTCCGGGAAGCTACCATGAGTATCATATCGCCGAATGGCAGCAGGCCAGTATCGAGCGGCCAGAGGATCCAATAGTCTGGTCTACCCTCGGCGGTCTTTATGAGGCTGCTGGAGAGCAGCGAAAGGCGCTTGCCGCATATACAAGGGCATTTGAGTTGGATCCCGGTAACGCCGCGGCATTAATGTATCTGGCGCAAGCTGATGTGCAAAATGAAGAGTATGACCGGGCACGCACTCGTCTGCAGGCCGCAGCCGAGGCCTTGCCCGAAGGTGGCGCGCAACTAGTCTATTACCGTCTGGGGCAGACTGAGGAAGCCGAAGGGAATTTCGATAAGGCTCTGGAGTACTACCAGGCTTCAATTGCCGAGCAATCTAACTATTGGAATGCGCACTTCCGAATCGCGGCGCTTCATGAAAAGGCGGGCAGGAACAGGGAAGCATTAGAGGCTGCGGAAAAAGCCGCACGTTTTGTTCCGGACAACGATGAAGTCATGGCGATGCTGTCCAGGCTTCGAGACATTCAATAG
- a CDS encoding cytochrome c3 family protein — protein sequence MSRARTRIINAAIGVLVFGVLFLGVALAFAISYPQIARTLFVDAVSIHPSLAVAVGRIDATSDAIIRRAGEGWEYRFVGTYQRLIGEPPERDLPPRDVFPEEGCMQCHPFFRERPLFSVVYFSHDAHAAEGLRCERCHVASGPNRCMPPAMSGCGDCHQEITSGNSCNMCHPYGSLFHGAALAGDREIGMQCNTCHIPTALVDGAKEMGLSDFDESEDSCRACHEPVFCGGCHPSGHPAAYSFRHAVEMRAGEAIAIQCYECHSPAGCANCHSLRRR from the coding sequence ATGAGTCGCGCTCGAACAAGAATCATAAACGCTGCGATCGGCGTATTGGTGTTCGGGGTGTTGTTTCTCGGAGTTGCCTTGGCTTTTGCTATTTCATACCCACAGATCGCGAGGACTCTTTTTGTTGATGCAGTATCAATCCATCCATCGCTGGCAGTGGCCGTGGGCAGGATCGATGCGACCAGCGATGCGATTATTCGGCGGGCCGGAGAAGGCTGGGAGTACAGATTTGTGGGAACCTACCAAAGGCTTATCGGTGAGCCGCCCGAGCGCGACCTGCCTCCTCGCGATGTTTTTCCCGAGGAAGGATGCATGCAGTGCCACCCCTTCTTTCGAGAGCGGCCGTTGTTTTCCGTGGTTTACTTTTCTCATGATGCACATGCCGCCGAAGGGTTGCGTTGCGAGCGTTGTCATGTAGCTAGCGGCCCTAATAGGTGTATGCCTCCGGCGATGTCAGGGTGCGGTGATTGTCACCAGGAGATTACTAGCGGCAACTCATGCAATATGTGCCACCCCTACGGCAGCCTTTTTCATGGGGCTGCATTGGCCGGTGACCGAGAGATTGGGATGCAGTGCAACACCTGTCATATCCCGACTGCTCTGGTTGATGGCGCCAAAGAGATGGGGCTGTCGGATTTCGATGAGAGTGAAGACTCCTGCCGAGCCTGTCACGAGCCTGTGTTTTGCGGCGGATGTCATCCCTCGGGGCATCCTGCAGCCTACTCGTTTAGACATGCGGTCGAAATGCGTGCGGGCGAAGCGATCGCGATTCAATGTTACGAATGTCACTCGCCGGCTGGATGTGCGAATTGCCATTCGCTTAGGAGAAGGTAG
- a CDS encoding cell wall-binding repeat-containing protein, protein MSLSLSRIRRSILRGSIFLCLTALLQLLAPASALAFLKEPTVIPLQGQQSAPVFIDGGIVSEHQAGDDQPADLWVSSLSAGGTRSAIATGLANQHSAASFGRFVVFVSEEQRVDQITTFRMDVVDATSPSRRATLVPATTTPLWSPSIRSGVLAWAQGSTGERDIYGIRIDRDGNAVPDILDSHTEPEIVPLAVDGREGIDLFSPALGVDRLVFASRDGENANARIISMPFSAGSTALVDPSFATTLSADTLNKEPEPATAGNLAVWRHASERVRIYNFTNETSTDVTSGPGWSMIVSPSTDGTHVAWQAFGAMPGTQGAVSHQIFMRDVTGAVFRVSPVSANQFVPAFGSGRLAWGDSRRTQTGQTPNLAHVCLASRQVQGVDRFATAVRSSELAFPGGSQYVLIATGRNWPDALGGSALAGVLDAPILLVEQETIPRSTKDEISRLGATKAIILGEMGVVGTDVESDLRGMGLSVERIGGKDRYATAERIASRVILRLGPGYDGTVFVATGRDFPDALSAAPIAVRQKWPLLLIDPASQNLVENTRAMMARVNASSVIILGGESAVPRVVKDEAVRLLGRDNVRRLEGINRYETAVRVSNFAVNGGLTKQGHVWNRVGIATGENFPDALSGGVLQGRSGSVMLLTPPQALHSAPVEALKGNASAIDTVVFFGGTGALSQNVRDSALNNVR, encoded by the coding sequence ATGTCACTATCACTCTCCAGGATAAGACGCTCCATACTACGTGGGAGCATTTTCTTGTGCCTGACTGCGCTGCTTCAGCTGCTTGCGCCGGCATCAGCGCTTGCCTTTTTGAAGGAGCCGACGGTAATTCCTCTCCAGGGTCAGCAGAGCGCTCCGGTATTTATCGACGGGGGAATCGTTTCTGAGCATCAGGCAGGAGACGATCAACCCGCTGATCTTTGGGTATCATCGCTTTCTGCAGGAGGAACTCGCAGCGCCATTGCGACAGGGTTAGCCAACCAGCATTCGGCGGCTTCGTTCGGAAGATTTGTGGTATTTGTTAGTGAAGAACAGCGAGTCGACCAGATAACAACATTCAGGATGGATGTGGTTGACGCCACAAGCCCGTCTCGTCGAGCAACTCTGGTTCCAGCGACTACGACTCCTTTGTGGTCTCCCTCGATTCGTTCGGGCGTACTGGCATGGGCACAGGGCAGTACGGGCGAACGCGATATCTACGGTATTCGGATTGATCGCGACGGAAACGCGGTTCCGGATATCCTGGATAGCCACACTGAGCCTGAGATTGTCCCTCTGGCAGTTGATGGAAGGGAGGGGATTGACCTTTTTTCTCCCGCTCTCGGAGTAGACCGACTTGTTTTTGCGAGCAGAGATGGGGAGAACGCAAACGCACGAATCATCAGCATGCCCTTTAGTGCTGGCTCAACCGCACTCGTTGACCCTTCGTTTGCCACTACACTTTCTGCAGATACCCTAAATAAGGAACCGGAGCCTGCGACCGCGGGGAATCTCGCGGTCTGGCGACACGCTTCTGAACGTGTTCGCATATACAATTTCACAAATGAAACCAGTACCGATGTCACATCGGGGCCTGGATGGAGCATGATTGTTTCGCCCTCAACCGATGGAACTCATGTGGCGTGGCAAGCTTTTGGCGCCATGCCTGGGACGCAAGGAGCCGTTTCTCACCAGATTTTTATGCGTGACGTAACCGGTGCGGTTTTCAGGGTTTCTCCGGTGTCCGCCAATCAGTTTGTGCCGGCTTTTGGTTCTGGCAGGCTGGCATGGGGCGATTCTCGCCGAACGCAAACAGGACAGACACCAAATCTTGCACATGTCTGCCTGGCTTCTCGCCAGGTACAAGGTGTTGATCGATTTGCGACCGCGGTCCGGTCTTCAGAGTTAGCCTTTCCTGGTGGCTCCCAGTACGTATTAATCGCGACTGGCCGAAACTGGCCGGACGCGCTAGGCGGTTCAGCGTTGGCAGGGGTGCTTGACGCACCAATTTTGCTGGTGGAACAGGAAACAATCCCTAGGTCCACGAAAGATGAAATTTCCCGGCTTGGGGCAACAAAAGCCATCATTTTGGGTGAAATGGGAGTGGTCGGTACGGATGTGGAGAGTGATTTGCGGGGCATGGGGCTTTCGGTCGAGCGCATCGGCGGCAAAGACCGCTATGCCACGGCGGAACGGATAGCCTCGCGGGTAATTTTACGCTTAGGCCCGGGCTACGACGGCACTGTTTTCGTTGCTACGGGACGAGATTTTCCAGATGCGCTTTCGGCTGCGCCTATAGCCGTGCGTCAAAAGTGGCCTTTGCTACTTATCGACCCGGCGTCACAGAATCTTGTCGAGAATACAAGGGCAATGATGGCAAGAGTAAATGCCAGCTCCGTGATTATTCTTGGAGGAGAGAGCGCTGTGCCCAGGGTGGTGAAGGATGAGGCTGTGAGGTTGTTGGGACGCGATAACGTCAGACGCCTAGAAGGCATCAACCGATACGAGACCGCGGTCAGGGTTTCCAATTTTGCTGTCAACGGTGGCCTTACAAAGCAAGGACATGTATGGAATCGCGTTGGCATCGCCACGGGCGAGAATTTTCCAGACGCACTTAGTGGCGGAGTTCTTCAAGGCAGGTCGGGAAGCGTCATGCTGCTCACCCCGCCTCAGGCACTGCATTCCGCGCCCGTAGAGGCCCTAAAGGGCAACGCTTCAGCGATTGACACCGTGGTTTTCTTCGGCGGCACAGGAGCTTTGAGTCAAAATGTTCGTGATTCCGCCTTGAACAACGTGCGCTGA